One region of Juglans regia cultivar Chandler chromosome 4, Walnut 2.0, whole genome shotgun sequence genomic DNA includes:
- the LOC108999048 gene encoding G-type lectin S-receptor-like serine/threonine-protein kinase At4g27290 isoform X1, with protein sequence MGLSPFLILWYVWLSSVSPRPSTAATVSDRLTQNQVLEDGQTLVSSGQRFELGFFNRGNSSHRYLGIWYKNITLTVVWVANRNKVISGQSGSLSMGSNGFSLLLNNSEKIWSVNATRVLESPILQLLDNGNLVLKEENNPDLEGYVWQSFDNITDTLLPGMKLGWNLKTGLYRNMTSWLSAEDPSAGDYTFSLDSPETPQLVLSKGTQKQYRWGPWDGVRFSGSNELRSNPVFIPIFNSSREEVYYTFEVIDQESTLSRFVVTQHGWIQYLTWSKSSNEWVTMVTLQRDSCDRYGTCGPYGNCYSDGPKCNCLKGFTPKSPEDWSRIIWSGGCVRRWELECENGDGFVKYGGMKLPDHSHLVESRNLSLEVCEVECLRNCSCMAFTLIDIHGNGGDCVMWFGDLVDMKHFPSGGDDLYIRMARNELESIADARRNKRVRVIVTIVICVATGMLLCGVASWCAFRIRKAKRRAASLNHPRRYLMEETQEEDLELPLFNLKTVSAATDEFSFRNKIGQGGFGPVYKGVLLSKQEIAVKRLSRDLGQGLREFKNEVILVSKLQHRNLVKLLGCCIHGDERMLIYEYLPNKSLDYFLFDQTRKKLLAWKKRFGIILGIARGLLYLHQDSRLRIIHRDLKASNILLDSEMNPKISDFGLARIFGADQTQEMTKRVMGTYGYMSPEYAMSGHFSVKSDVFSFGVLMLEVISGKKNWGFWHPDHDLNLIGHAWKLWIEGNPLELMDALMDDSYSVDEVVRYIQVGLLCVQQRVEDRPTMSSVLLMLANENAMVPQPKEPGFYTEVSSMGMDTSSSGKSRHTTTNEVSVTMFDGG encoded by the exons ATGGGTCTTTCGCCGTTTCTCATATTGTGGTACGTTTGGTTATCCTCAGTCTCGCCCCGGCCTTCAACAGCAGCAACAGTTTCGGACCGCTTGACGCAGAACCAGGTGCTTGAAGATGGGCAAACATTGGTCTCCTCTGGGCAGCGCTTTGAGCTCGGTTTCTTTAACCGAGGCAATTCTAGCCACAGGTACTTGGGCATTTGGTACAAGAATATCACTCTCACCGTAGTCTGGGTCGCCAACAGAAACAAGGTTATCAGTGGCCAATCAGGGTCACTGTCAATGGGTTCAAATGGATTCTCACTTTTGCTTAATAATTCGGAGAAAATTTGGTCTGTAAATGCCACCAGGGTGTTAGAGAGCCCCATTTTGCAGCTCTTGGACAATGGCAATCTTGTTTTGAAAGAGGAAAACAATCCTGATCTGGAAGGGTATGTCTGGCAAAGTTTCGATAATATAACCGACACCTTGTTGCCAGGTATGAAGCTTGGTTGGAACCTTAAAACCGGCCTGTACCGGAATATGACATCATGGTTATCAGCTGAGGACCCATCTGCCGGAGACTACACTTTTAGCCTAGACTCCCCTGAGACACCTCAGCTGGTGCTCAGCAAAGGGACCCAGAAGCAGTACAGGTGGGGTCCGTGGGATGGAGTCAGGTTCAGTGGCAGCAATGAGCTGAGGTCCAACCCTGTGTTTATACCCATTTTCAATTCAAGCCGTGAAGAAGTTTATTATACATTCGAGGTGATAGACCAGGAGTCAACCTTGTCAAGGTTTGTGGTGACTCAGCACGGCTGGATTCAGTACCTAACATGGAGTAAGAGTAGCAATGAGTGGGTTACGATGGTGACTCTTCAGAGGGACAGTTGTGATAGGTATGGGACATGTGGGCCCTATGGGAATTGTTACAGTGATGGCCCGAAATGCAATTGTTTGAAAGGTTTTACGCCGAAGTCGCCGGAGGACTGGTCGAGGATTATTTGGTCAGGAGGGTGTGTGAGGAGGTGGGAGTTAGAATGTGAAAATGGAGATGGCTTCGTCAAGTATGGAGGAATGAAGTTGCCTGATCATTCGCATTTGGTGGAGAGTAGGAATTTGAGCCTTGAGGTTTGTGAGGTTGAGTGTTTGAGGAATTGTTCGTGTATGGCATTTACTCTGATAGATATCCATGGAAATGGGGGAGACTGTGTGATGTGGTTTGGTGATTTGGTTGATATGAAACATTTTCCCAGTGGTGGGGATGATCTCTATATACGAATGGCGAGAAACGAACTAG AGTCAATTGCTGATGCCAGGAGGAATAAACGAGTAAGGGTGATTGTCACTATTGTCATATGTGTGGCTACTGGGATGCTTCTATGTGGTGTCGCTAGCTGGTGTGCTTTTCGAATAAGAAAAGCAAAGAGAAGAG CTGCAAGCTTAAACCATCCCCGTAGATATTTAATGGAAGAAACTCAGGAGGAAGACCTTGAGCTTCCTCTTTTTAATCTGAAGACTGTTTCGGCTGCTACTGACGAGTTCTCTTTTAGAAATAAGATCGGACAGGGTGGCTTTGGTCCTGTCTACAAG GGTGTATTACTGAGCAAACAAGAAATTGCAGTTAAGAGGCTCTCTCGGGACTTGGGGCAAGGTCTTAGAGAGTTTAAGAATGAAGTTATTTTGGTTTCAAAGCTTCAACACCGTAATCTTGTCAAGCTTTTGGGATGCTGCATTCATGGAGATGAAAGGATGCTAATCTATGAGTACCTTCCCAACAAAAGCTTGGACTACTTTCTCTTCG ATCAGACTAGAAAGAAATTACTGGCTTGGAAGAAGCGCTTTGGCATTATTTTGGGGATAGCACGAGGACTCCTTTATCTCCATCAAGATTCCAGGCTAAGAATCATCCATAGGGATCTCAAAGCAAGCAACATCTTactagatagtgagatgaaccCCAAAATCTCCGATTTTGGACTTGCAAGAATTTTTGGAGCAGACCAGACACAAGAGATGACCAAGAGAGTAATGGGAACATA CGGTTACATGTCACCAGAATATGCAATGAGTGGACACTTTTCAGTGAAATCAGATGTATTTAGCTTTGGTGTGTTAATGTTGGAGGTGATAAGCGGAAAGAAAAACTGGGGATTTTGGCACCCTGACCATGACCTCAACTTGATTGGACAT GCATGGAAATTGTGGATTGAAGGGAATCCATTGGAACTCATGGATGCACTGATGGACGACTCATATTCTGTGGATGAAGTTGTAAGATATATCCAAGTGGGTCTTTTGTGTGTACAGCAACGGGTGGAAGACAGGCCAACTATGTCATCGGTGTTATTAATGTTGGCAAATGAGAATGCAATGGTGCCTCAACCCAAGGAACCTGGTTTTTACACTGAAGTTTCTTCTATGGGAATGGATACATCATCGAGTGGGAAAAGTCGTCATACTACTACGAATGAGGTATCTGTTACAATGTTTGATGGAGGATAG
- the LOC108999067 gene encoding receptor-like serine/threonine-protein kinase SD1-8: MRDITKLHCFTVFCLAFFPKIAISLDTLTATQSLSKDKTLLSAGQVFELGFFDPGNSKWYLGIWYRDIPDKTVVWVANKDTPLSNSSGTFKIGDNGNLVVIHQDGKLSWSSNQTQVVNPVVQLLDSGNLVVREISENDPKKYLWQSFDYPTDTLLPGMKLGWDLDTGFERYLRSWKSSADPSTGDYSFKLDFHGFPEIFLLNKRVPKYRSGPWNGKRFSGVPEMDPLNGLDFNFVMDSHYVSYSFSVTNASPLSRLIMNATGNLQRYTWIESRQVWNLYWFAPKDQCDSYKECGPYGICDTNSSPVCRCMQGFAPKNLQAWNFRDGSDGCMRNTSLGCEKDKFLLLKNMKLPETSTAFVNKTMSIEDCKEMCLKNCSCTAYADYEITNGGKGCVTWTGELMDTREYTQGSGQDLHVRLASSEIDDGGSVSSGKGSDRTKQIITIVSIMVGIVILLSGLTIYFVWKRNRFQKMRKGLQERSQVFLLNEAVISSKKEYSSDSNMDDLELPLFDFVTVVMATENFSDKNKLGQGGFGSVYKGRLVEGQEIAVKRLSKNSGQGTEEFKTEVRLIARLQHRNLVRLLGCCIEMDEKMLIYEYLENRSLDSVLFDKAKRSLLDWPRRFHIVCGIARGLLYLHQDSRFRIIHRDLKASNILLDGEMNPKISDFGMARIFGKDQTEANTRRVVGTYGYMSPEYAMDGLFSVKSDAFSFGVLVLEIISGKKNRGFYYQNNELNLLGHAWKLWREGNGLELIDPSLGDVYSSSEVMRCIQVGLLCVQEQAEDRPTISSVLLMLSSETATMPQPKQPGFCLGRNPVEGSFSSGKKEESCTVNHVTVTMLEAR; encoded by the exons TCGCTTTCTTCCCCAAAATAGCCATCTCTTTGGACACCTTAACTGCAACACAATCACTCTCAAAAGACAAAACCCTTTTGTCCGCCGGCCAAGTTTTTGAGCTGGGTTTCTTCGATCCAGGCAACTCAAAGTGGTACCTGGGAATATGGTACAGAGACATCCCTGATAAAACGGTTGTTTGGGTTGCAAATAAAGATACCCCACTTTCAAACTCCTCCGGCACCTTCAAAATCGGTGACAATGGAAACCTAGTTGTTATCCACCAAGATGGGAAGCTGTCGTGGTCGTCGAATCAAACGCAGGTCGTTAATCCAGTCGTTCAGCTTTTAGATTCTGGAAATCTTGTGGTCCGAGAAATAAGCGAGAACGACCCGAAAAAGTATCTATGGCAGAGTTTTGATTATCCTACGGACACTTTGTTACCGGGTATGAAGCTAGGGTGGGACTTGGACACTGGTTTCGAACGGTACTTGAGGTCGTGGAAGAGCTCAGCGGACCCTTCAACCGGAGACTACTCTTTCAAGTTAGATTTCCATGGATTCCCAGAAATTTTCTTGTTGAACAAACGAGTACCAAAATATCGAAGCGGGCCCTGGAACGGCAAAAGGTTCAGTGGGGTACCGGAAATGGATCCTTTAAACGGTCTCGACTTTAACTTTGTTATGGATTCACACTATGTATCTTACTCATTTTCGGTAACAAATGCGTCTCCGCTTTCCCGGTTGATTATGAATGCAACCGGTAATCTTCAAAGGTATACCTGGATTGAAAGCAGGCAGGTGTGGAACCTATATTGGTTTGCCCCGAAAGATCAATGCGACAGCTATAAAGAGTGCGGTCCGTACGGTATATGTGACACAAATTCTTCACCGGTATGCAGATGTATGCAAGGCTTTGCGCCCAAGAATCTGCAGGCATGGAACTTCAGAGATGGGTCTGATGGGTGTATGAGGAATACGAGTTTGGGTTGTGAGAAAGATAAATTCTTGCTGTTGAAGAATATGAAATTGCCGGAGACTTCGACTGCTTTTGTGAACAAGACCATGAGTATTGAGGACTGTAAAGAAATGTGTTTGAAGAATTGCTCTTGTACTGCTTATGCAGATTACGAGATTACCAATGGAGGAAAGGGGTGTGTGACATGGACCGGTGAGCTTATGGACACGAGGGAGTATACCCAAGGTAGCGGCCAAGATCTCCACGTTCGATTAGCATCTTCTGAAATAG ATGATGGTGGAAGTGTAAGCTCTGGAAAAGGTTCTGACAGGACTAAGCAAATAATCACAATTGTAAGCATTATGGTCGGTATAGTCATTCTACTATCAGGATTGACAATCTACTTTGTTTGGAAGAGGAACCGATTCCAAAAGATGCGGAAAG GTCTTCAAGAAAGAAGCCAGGTTTTTTTGTTAAATGAAGCGGTCATTTCAAGCAAGAAGGAATACTCGAGTGACAGTAATATGGATGATCTAGAACTGCCACTGTTTGATTTTGTCACTGTAGTAATGGCGACAGAAAATTTTTCCGACAAAAACAAACTGGGACAAGGTGGTTTTGGCAGTGTTTACAAG GGTAGGTTGGTAGAAGGTCAAGAAATAGCAGTAAAGAGGCTCTCAAAGAACTCTGGGCAAGGAACTGAAGAATTTAAGACCGAGGTTAGATTGATTGCGAGGCTTCAGCACAGAAATCTTGTTCGATTGCTGGGTTGCTGCATTGAGATGGACGAAAAGATGCTCATTTATGAGTATTTGGAAAACAGAAGTTTGGATTCTGTCTTATTCG ATAAAGCAAAACGCTCCTTACTGGACTGGCCAAGGCGATTTCACATTGTATGCGGGATTGCTAGAGggcttctttatcttcatcaaGATTCTAGATTTAGAATTATCCATAGAGATCTGAAGGCAAGTAACATTTTACTTGACGGAGAAATGAACCCAAAAATATCAGACTTTGGCATGGCTAGGATTTTTGGTAAGGATCAGACAGAAGCAAACACAAGGAGAGTTGTTGGAACATA TGGCTACATGTCTCCCGAATATGCAATGGATGGACTTTTCTCTGTGAAATCTGATGCTTTTAGCTTTGGTGTTCTAGTGTTGGAGATTATAAGTGGAAAAAAGAACAGGGGTTTTTATTACCAAAACAATGAACTAAACCTTCTTGGACAT GCATGGAAACTTTGGAGAGAAGGAAATGGTTTGGAATTAATAGATCCATCCCTGGGGGATGTATACTCCTCATCTGAAGTGATGAGATGCATACAGGTTGGCCTCCTGTGTGTCCAGGAGCAGGCAGAAGATAGGCCTACAATATCGTCTGTGTTGTTGATGTTGAGCAGTGAAACTGCAACAATGCCTCAGCCTAAACAGCCCGGTTTCTGCCTTGGACGGAATCCTGTAGAAGGTAGTTTTTCATCTGGTAAAAAAGAAGAATCATGCACTGTAAACCATGTTACTGTTACAATGCTAGAAGCTAGGTAG
- the LOC108999048 gene encoding G-type lectin S-receptor-like serine/threonine-protein kinase At4g27290 isoform X2 encodes MGLSPFLILWYVWLSSVSPRPSTAATVSDRLTQNQVLEDGQTLVSSGQRFELGFFNRGNSSHRYLGIWYKNITLTVVWVANRNKVISGQSGSLSMGSNGFSLLLNNSEKIWSVNATRVLESPILQLLDNGNLVLKEENNPDLEGYVWQSFDNITDTLLPGMKLGWNLKTGLYRNMTSWLSAEDPSAGDYTFSLDSPETPQLVLSKGTQKQYRWGPWDGVRFSGSNELRSNPVFIPIFNSSREEVYYTFEVIDQESTLSRFVVTQHGWIQYLTWSKSSNEWVTMVTLQRDSCDRYGTCGPYGNCYSDGPKCNCLKGFTPKSPEDWSRIIWSGGCVRRWELECENGDGFVKYGGMKLPDHSHLVESRNLSLEVCEVECLRNCSCMAFTLIDIHGNGGDCVMWFGDLVDMKHFPSGGDDLYIRMARNELESIADARRNKRVRVIVTIVICVATGMLLCGVASWCAFRIRKAKRRAASLNHPRRYLMEETQEEDLELPLFNLKTVSAATDEFSFRNKIGQGGFGPVYKGVLLSKQEIAVKRLSRDLGQGLREFKNEVILVSKLQHRNLVKLLGCCIHGDERMLIYEYLPNKSLDYFLFDQTRKKLLAWKKRFGIILGIARGLLYLHQDSRLRIIHRDLKASNILLDSEMNPKISDFGLARIFGADQTQEMTKRVMGTYGYMSPEYAMSGHFSVKSDVFSFGVLMLEVISGKKNWGFWHPDHDLNLIGHAWKLWIEGNPLELMDALMDDSYSVDEVVRYIQVGLLCVQQRVEDRPTMSSVLLMLANENAMVPQPKEPGFYTEVSSMGMDTSSSGKSRHTTTNEFSTQELN; translated from the exons ATGGGTCTTTCGCCGTTTCTCATATTGTGGTACGTTTGGTTATCCTCAGTCTCGCCCCGGCCTTCAACAGCAGCAACAGTTTCGGACCGCTTGACGCAGAACCAGGTGCTTGAAGATGGGCAAACATTGGTCTCCTCTGGGCAGCGCTTTGAGCTCGGTTTCTTTAACCGAGGCAATTCTAGCCACAGGTACTTGGGCATTTGGTACAAGAATATCACTCTCACCGTAGTCTGGGTCGCCAACAGAAACAAGGTTATCAGTGGCCAATCAGGGTCACTGTCAATGGGTTCAAATGGATTCTCACTTTTGCTTAATAATTCGGAGAAAATTTGGTCTGTAAATGCCACCAGGGTGTTAGAGAGCCCCATTTTGCAGCTCTTGGACAATGGCAATCTTGTTTTGAAAGAGGAAAACAATCCTGATCTGGAAGGGTATGTCTGGCAAAGTTTCGATAATATAACCGACACCTTGTTGCCAGGTATGAAGCTTGGTTGGAACCTTAAAACCGGCCTGTACCGGAATATGACATCATGGTTATCAGCTGAGGACCCATCTGCCGGAGACTACACTTTTAGCCTAGACTCCCCTGAGACACCTCAGCTGGTGCTCAGCAAAGGGACCCAGAAGCAGTACAGGTGGGGTCCGTGGGATGGAGTCAGGTTCAGTGGCAGCAATGAGCTGAGGTCCAACCCTGTGTTTATACCCATTTTCAATTCAAGCCGTGAAGAAGTTTATTATACATTCGAGGTGATAGACCAGGAGTCAACCTTGTCAAGGTTTGTGGTGACTCAGCACGGCTGGATTCAGTACCTAACATGGAGTAAGAGTAGCAATGAGTGGGTTACGATGGTGACTCTTCAGAGGGACAGTTGTGATAGGTATGGGACATGTGGGCCCTATGGGAATTGTTACAGTGATGGCCCGAAATGCAATTGTTTGAAAGGTTTTACGCCGAAGTCGCCGGAGGACTGGTCGAGGATTATTTGGTCAGGAGGGTGTGTGAGGAGGTGGGAGTTAGAATGTGAAAATGGAGATGGCTTCGTCAAGTATGGAGGAATGAAGTTGCCTGATCATTCGCATTTGGTGGAGAGTAGGAATTTGAGCCTTGAGGTTTGTGAGGTTGAGTGTTTGAGGAATTGTTCGTGTATGGCATTTACTCTGATAGATATCCATGGAAATGGGGGAGACTGTGTGATGTGGTTTGGTGATTTGGTTGATATGAAACATTTTCCCAGTGGTGGGGATGATCTCTATATACGAATGGCGAGAAACGAACTAG AGTCAATTGCTGATGCCAGGAGGAATAAACGAGTAAGGGTGATTGTCACTATTGTCATATGTGTGGCTACTGGGATGCTTCTATGTGGTGTCGCTAGCTGGTGTGCTTTTCGAATAAGAAAAGCAAAGAGAAGAG CTGCAAGCTTAAACCATCCCCGTAGATATTTAATGGAAGAAACTCAGGAGGAAGACCTTGAGCTTCCTCTTTTTAATCTGAAGACTGTTTCGGCTGCTACTGACGAGTTCTCTTTTAGAAATAAGATCGGACAGGGTGGCTTTGGTCCTGTCTACAAG GGTGTATTACTGAGCAAACAAGAAATTGCAGTTAAGAGGCTCTCTCGGGACTTGGGGCAAGGTCTTAGAGAGTTTAAGAATGAAGTTATTTTGGTTTCAAAGCTTCAACACCGTAATCTTGTCAAGCTTTTGGGATGCTGCATTCATGGAGATGAAAGGATGCTAATCTATGAGTACCTTCCCAACAAAAGCTTGGACTACTTTCTCTTCG ATCAGACTAGAAAGAAATTACTGGCTTGGAAGAAGCGCTTTGGCATTATTTTGGGGATAGCACGAGGACTCCTTTATCTCCATCAAGATTCCAGGCTAAGAATCATCCATAGGGATCTCAAAGCAAGCAACATCTTactagatagtgagatgaaccCCAAAATCTCCGATTTTGGACTTGCAAGAATTTTTGGAGCAGACCAGACACAAGAGATGACCAAGAGAGTAATGGGAACATA CGGTTACATGTCACCAGAATATGCAATGAGTGGACACTTTTCAGTGAAATCAGATGTATTTAGCTTTGGTGTGTTAATGTTGGAGGTGATAAGCGGAAAGAAAAACTGGGGATTTTGGCACCCTGACCATGACCTCAACTTGATTGGACAT GCATGGAAATTGTGGATTGAAGGGAATCCATTGGAACTCATGGATGCACTGATGGACGACTCATATTCTGTGGATGAAGTTGTAAGATATATCCAAGTGGGTCTTTTGTGTGTACAGCAACGGGTGGAAGACAGGCCAACTATGTCATCGGTGTTATTAATGTTGGCAAATGAGAATGCAATGGTGCCTCAACCCAAGGAACCTGGTTTTTACACTGAAGTTTCTTCTATGGGAATGGATACATCATCGAGTGGGAAAAGTCGTCATACTACTACGAATGAG TTCTCCACACAGGAATTAAATTAA